The proteins below come from a single Burkholderia sp. FERM BP-3421 genomic window:
- a CDS encoding acetyl-CoA carboxylase carboxyltransferase subunit alpha has product MKTTFLDFEQPIAELEGKIEELRFVQDDSAVDISEEIDRLSKKSQQLTKDLYANLTPWQVSQIARHPQRPYTLDYVSELFTDFHELHGDRAFADDQSIVGGLARFSGHPCMVIGHQKGRDTKERAARNFGMPRPEGYRKAERLMRLAEKFGLPIFTFVDTPGAYPGVGAEERGQSEAIGRNLYVMAELKTPIITTVIGEGGSGGALAIAVADNVLMLQFATYSVISPEGCASILWKSAAKAPEAAEALGLTAHRLKALGLIDKIVNEPLGGAHRDPKGMAALLRRALADTLRQFQGMSIDALRERRFERLMSYGKFKETMPRA; this is encoded by the coding sequence ATGAAGACCACTTTTCTGGATTTCGAGCAGCCGATCGCCGAACTCGAGGGCAAGATCGAGGAGCTCCGGTTCGTGCAGGACGACTCGGCTGTCGATATTTCGGAAGAAATCGATCGGCTGTCGAAGAAGAGCCAGCAGCTGACGAAGGATCTGTACGCGAACCTGACGCCTTGGCAGGTGTCGCAGATCGCCCGTCATCCGCAGCGGCCGTACACGCTCGACTACGTGAGCGAGCTGTTCACCGATTTCCACGAGCTGCATGGCGACCGCGCGTTCGCGGACGACCAGTCGATCGTCGGTGGCCTCGCGCGTTTCAGCGGCCATCCGTGCATGGTGATCGGCCACCAGAAGGGCCGCGACACGAAGGAACGCGCGGCGCGCAACTTCGGGATGCCGCGTCCGGAAGGCTATCGCAAGGCCGAGCGCCTGATGCGCCTCGCCGAGAAATTCGGCCTGCCGATCTTCACGTTCGTCGATACGCCGGGTGCGTATCCGGGCGTCGGCGCGGAAGAGCGCGGCCAGTCGGAGGCGATCGGCCGCAACCTGTACGTGATGGCCGAGCTCAAGACGCCGATCATCACGACCGTGATCGGCGAGGGCGGTTCGGGCGGCGCGCTCGCGATCGCGGTGGCCGACAACGTGCTGATGCTGCAATTCGCGACCTATTCGGTGATTTCGCCGGAAGGCTGCGCGTCGATCCTGTGGAAGAGCGCTGCGAAGGCGCCCGAAGCGGCCGAGGCGCTGGGCCTGACCGCGCATCGCCTGAAGGCGCTCGGCCTGATCGACAAGATCGTCAACGAGCCGCTGGGCGGCGCGCATCGCGATCCGAAGGGCATGGCGGCGCTGCTGCGCCGTGCGCTCGCCGACACGCTGCGCCAGTTCCAGGGCATGAGCATCGATGCGTTGCGCGAGCGCCGCTTCGAGCGCCTGATGTCCTACGGCAAGTTCAAGGAAACGATGCCGCGCGCGTGA
- a CDS encoding DNA-3-methyladenine glycosylase family protein, whose translation MATARKAPAKRATPQSLAAGKTAGKRVPAAQKAAAQQAALNGAAHPPRGRGAAAKTTRAKPNGEWHEAALREPIDAEAADRHARAAEDAAQAAQADEVVRPAYWDKACADLVKRDRILKKLIPKFGPAHLVKRDDPFVTLARSVVGQQISVPAAQAVWERIEAACPRVAPQPVIKLGQDKLIACGLSKRKSDYILDLASHFVSGALHVDKWTSMDDEAVIDELTQIRGIGRWTAEMFLIFNLSRPDVLPLDDLGLIRAISVNYFSGEPVTRSEAREVAANWEPWRTVATWYMWRSLDPLSDDS comes from the coding sequence ATGGCAACGGCCAGAAAGGCGCCGGCTAAACGCGCCACGCCGCAATCGTTGGCGGCGGGCAAGACCGCCGGCAAACGCGTGCCGGCCGCGCAAAAGGCGGCCGCGCAGCAGGCCGCGCTGAACGGCGCGGCCCACCCGCCGCGCGGGCGCGGCGCGGCGGCGAAAACCACGCGCGCGAAGCCGAACGGCGAGTGGCACGAGGCTGCGCTGCGCGAGCCGATCGACGCCGAGGCGGCCGATCGTCACGCGCGCGCCGCCGAGGATGCGGCGCAGGCGGCGCAAGCCGACGAGGTGGTGCGGCCTGCCTATTGGGACAAGGCGTGCGCGGATCTCGTCAAGCGCGACCGGATCCTCAAGAAGCTGATTCCGAAGTTCGGCCCCGCGCATCTCGTGAAGCGCGACGATCCGTTCGTCACGCTCGCGCGCTCGGTGGTCGGCCAGCAGATCTCGGTGCCGGCCGCGCAGGCGGTGTGGGAGCGGATCGAGGCGGCCTGCCCGCGGGTCGCGCCGCAGCCGGTGATCAAGCTCGGCCAGGACAAGCTGATCGCCTGCGGCCTGTCGAAGCGCAAGTCCGATTACATCCTCGACCTGGCCAGCCACTTCGTGTCGGGGGCGCTGCACGTCGACAAATGGACGTCGATGGACGACGAGGCGGTGATCGACGAACTCACGCAGATCCGCGGCATCGGCCGCTGGACCGCGGAGATGTTCCTGATCTTCAATCTCTCGCGTCCGGACGTCCTGCCGCTCGACGACCTCGGCCTGATCCGCGCGATCAGCGTCAATTACTTCAGCGGCGAGCCGGTCACCCGCAGCGAGGCCCGCGAGGTGGCGGCCAACTGGGAGCCGTGGCGCACCGTCGCGACCTGGTATATGTGGCGCAGCCTCGACCCGCTGTCCGACGATAGCTGA
- the cysS gene encoding cysteine--tRNA ligase has product MESLRIYNTLARDKQVFVPRQPGEVRMYVCGITVYDYCHVGHARMMVVFDLVQRWLRALGYRVTYVRNITDIDDKIIRRAVENGETIQSLTNRFIAAMHEDTDALGVERPEIEPRATDFIPQMLGMIERLEANGYAYQAKDGDVNYSVRKFAGYGKLSGKSLEDLRAGERVAANDAKEDPLDFVLWKRAKAEDPAGTSWESRYGRGRPGWHIECSAMGCTLLGEHFDIHGGGQDLQFPHHENEIAQSEGATGQTFVNYWMHNGFVQVDSEKMSKSLGNFFTIREVLEQYDAEVVRFFITRTHYRSPLNYSDAHLDDARASLTRLYTALKDVVPDGAPLDWDEAHARRFAAAMNDDFNTPVAIAVLFELASEVNRTLAPALARQLGRLAGLLGLLGREPRAFLQQAAGSAQTDALAADEIEARIAARGAAKHAKDYAEADRIRAELLEAGVALEDKPGGSTEWRRV; this is encoded by the coding sequence ATGGAATCACTGCGCATCTACAACACGCTCGCGCGTGACAAGCAAGTTTTCGTGCCGCGCCAGCCTGGCGAGGTGCGCATGTACGTCTGCGGGATCACCGTCTACGACTATTGCCACGTCGGCCACGCGCGGATGATGGTGGTGTTCGACCTCGTGCAGCGTTGGCTGCGCGCGCTCGGCTATCGCGTCACCTATGTGCGCAACATCACCGATATCGACGACAAGATCATCCGCCGCGCGGTCGAGAACGGCGAGACGATCCAGTCGCTGACGAACCGCTTCATCGCCGCGATGCACGAGGACACCGACGCGCTCGGCGTCGAGCGTCCCGAGATCGAGCCGCGCGCAACCGATTTCATTCCGCAGATGCTCGGCATGATCGAGCGGCTCGAGGCGAACGGCTACGCGTATCAGGCGAAGGACGGCGACGTCAATTACTCGGTGCGCAAGTTCGCGGGCTACGGCAAGCTGTCGGGCAAGTCGCTCGAAGACCTGCGCGCAGGCGAGCGGGTCGCCGCGAACGACGCGAAGGAGGATCCGCTCGACTTCGTGCTGTGGAAGCGCGCGAAGGCGGAGGATCCGGCCGGCACGAGCTGGGAATCGCGCTACGGGCGCGGCCGCCCGGGCTGGCATATCGAATGCTCGGCGATGGGCTGCACGCTGCTCGGCGAGCATTTCGACATCCACGGCGGCGGCCAGGATCTGCAGTTCCCGCACCACGAGAACGAGATCGCGCAAAGCGAGGGCGCGACCGGGCAGACCTTCGTCAACTACTGGATGCACAATGGTTTCGTGCAGGTCGACAGCGAGAAGATGTCGAAGTCGCTCGGCAACTTCTTCACGATCCGCGAGGTGCTGGAGCAGTACGACGCGGAAGTCGTGCGCTTCTTCATCACCCGCACGCATTACCGCTCGCCGCTCAACTACAGCGATGCGCATCTCGACGATGCGCGCGCCTCGCTGACGCGCCTCTACACCGCCCTGAAGGACGTCGTGCCCGACGGCGCGCCGCTCGACTGGGACGAGGCGCATGCGCGGCGTTTCGCCGCGGCGATGAACGATGATTTCAATACGCCGGTCGCAATAGCGGTGCTGTTCGAACTCGCCAGCGAGGTCAACCGCACGCTCGCCCCGGCGCTGGCGCGCCAGCTCGGGCGGCTCGCGGGCCTGCTCGGCCTGCTGGGCCGGGAGCCGCGCGCGTTTTTGCAGCAGGCGGCGGGCAGCGCGCAGACGGATGCGCTCGCGGCCGACGAGATCGAGGCGAGGATCGCCGCGCGCGGCGCGGCGAAACACGCGAAGGATTATGCCGAAGCGGACCGGATCCGGGCGGAACTGCTCGAAGCCGGGGTCGCGCTTGAAGACAAACCGGGCGGATCGACTGAGTGGCGGCGCGTATGA
- a CDS encoding tetratricopeptide repeat protein yields the protein MKSPRGRAPSAATLVATALVGAALTFLPAVAAHAQKAVATTDGTPDVDASISGRNWTQALAQLDARIATNPRDAQALFKRGTVLARLNRDDDAIQQFVALTQTYPELPEPYNNLAALYAKHGRYDEARAALVTATQANPDYSLAYENLGDLYLRLAAESYKRAQSLGRTSGATAQRLADLQKIVTPPPKPKGAAASPSVHARAAEAASNVSTTTLPLSPTFQFGGPTGSFATPPYIAPSQ from the coding sequence ATGAAATCTCCCCGCGGCCGCGCGCCGAGCGCTGCGACCCTTGTTGCGACCGCCCTCGTGGGCGCCGCGCTGACGTTCCTGCCGGCCGTTGCGGCCCACGCCCAGAAGGCCGTGGCGACCACCGACGGCACCCCGGACGTCGACGCGTCGATCTCGGGCCGAAACTGGACGCAGGCGCTCGCGCAGCTCGACGCCCGCATCGCGACGAACCCGCGCGACGCGCAGGCGCTGTTCAAGCGCGGCACGGTGCTCGCGCGCCTGAACCGCGACGACGACGCCATCCAGCAGTTCGTCGCGCTGACCCAAACCTACCCGGAACTGCCGGAGCCGTACAACAACCTCGCCGCGCTGTACGCGAAGCACGGCCGCTACGACGAGGCGCGCGCCGCGCTCGTCACGGCCACGCAGGCGAACCCGGACTACAGCCTCGCCTACGAGAACCTCGGCGACCTGTACCTGCGGCTCGCCGCCGAATCGTACAAGCGCGCGCAATCGCTCGGCCGCACCAGCGGCGCGACCGCTCAGCGTCTCGCCGACCTGCAGAAGATCGTCACGCCGCCGCCGAAGCCCAAGGGCGCCGCCGCGTCGCCGTCGGTGCACGCCCGCGCCGCCGAGGCCGCGTCGAACGTGTCGACCACCACGCTGCCGCTGTCGCCGACCTTCCAGTTCGGCGGCCCGACGGGGTCGTTCGCGACGCCGCCCTACATCGCGCCGTCGCAGTAA
- a CDS encoding peptidylprolyl isomerase has translation MKRLLLALGSAALLATATAPAFAQTAAAHPVVQFKTSQGDIRVELYPEKAPKTVANFLDYVKAGQYSGTIFHRVIKGFMIQGGGYKPNFDEKPTRAPIPLESKNGLKNLTGTIAMARTSDPDSATAQFFINTVDNAGLDYPNPDGNGYAVFGKVVSGLDVVKKIEATPTTVRGPMRDVPEKPILIESATIVSK, from the coding sequence ATGAAACGTCTGTTGCTGGCGCTTGGCAGCGCCGCCCTTCTCGCGACCGCGACCGCGCCCGCCTTCGCGCAAACGGCCGCCGCGCATCCCGTCGTGCAGTTCAAGACCTCGCAGGGCGACATCCGCGTCGAGCTGTATCCGGAGAAGGCGCCGAAGACGGTCGCCAACTTCCTCGACTACGTGAAGGCCGGCCAATACAGCGGCACGATCTTCCATCGCGTGATCAAGGGCTTCATGATCCAGGGCGGCGGCTACAAGCCCAACTTCGACGAGAAGCCGACCCGCGCGCCGATCCCGCTCGAAAGCAAGAACGGCCTGAAGAATCTGACCGGCACGATCGCGATGGCGCGCACGAGCGACCCGGATTCGGCCACCGCGCAGTTCTTCATCAACACGGTCGACAACGCCGGCCTCGACTACCCGAACCCGGACGGCAACGGCTATGCGGTGTTCGGCAAGGTCGTGTCGGGTCTCGACGTGGTCAAGAAGATCGAAGCGACTCCGACGACGGTGCGCGGCCCGATGCGCGACGTGCCCGAAAAGCCGATCCTGATCGAATCGGCGACGATCGTCTCGAAGTAA
- a CDS encoding peptidylprolyl isomerase, producing the protein MVELHTNHGVIKLELDAEKAPKTVENFLEYVKKGHYDGTIFHRVINGFMIQGGGFAPGMTQKPTDAPIDNEANNGLKNDTYTIAMARTNDPHSATAQFFINVNDNDFLNHSSPTPQGWGYTVFGKVVEGQDVVDQIKGVKTGSKGFHQDVPNDDVVIEKAVAV; encoded by the coding sequence ATGGTTGAACTGCATACGAACCACGGCGTCATCAAGCTCGAACTCGACGCCGAGAAAGCGCCGAAGACGGTGGAAAACTTCCTTGAATACGTGAAGAAGGGCCACTACGACGGCACCATCTTCCATCGCGTGATCAACGGTTTCATGATCCAGGGCGGCGGCTTCGCGCCGGGCATGACGCAAAAGCCGACCGACGCGCCGATCGACAACGAAGCGAACAACGGCCTCAAGAACGACACGTACACGATCGCGATGGCCCGCACCAACGATCCGCACTCGGCCACCGCGCAATTCTTCATCAACGTCAACGACAACGACTTCCTGAACCACTCGTCGCCGACCCCGCAAGGCTGGGGCTACACGGTGTTCGGCAAGGTCGTCGAAGGCCAGGACGTGGTCGACCAGATCAAGGGCGTGAAGACGGGCAGCAAGGGCTTCCACCAGGACGTGCCGAACGACGACGTCGTGATCGAAAAGGCCGTGGCGGTCTGA
- a CDS encoding UDP-2,3-diacylglucosamine diphosphatase: MLQETPPRSVSAGVPGEPSLAHAARPFLFVSDLHLSESIPHTVAAFEHFVRFTADSADSVFILGDLFEYWIGDDTLDDDPFAARMAALMHTLSERGIALYVMHGNRDFLLGRRFMKAAGAMLLPDPSVILAFGKRIVLAHGDAQCTADRGYQVFRAFARNGFAQWLFLSCPLRWRQRLAQRMRANSEAGRTRPASPRYDVTARGVAALFARSGARTMIHGHTHRPARHLEADGVRWVLPDWELDHGPRRGGYLRVDAEGIHALPLD; encoded by the coding sequence ATGCTGCAGGAAACACCGCCGCGAAGCGTCTCCGCGGGCGTGCCGGGCGAGCCTTCGCTCGCGCATGCGGCACGCCCGTTCCTGTTCGTTTCCGATCTGCACCTGAGCGAATCGATCCCGCACACCGTCGCGGCGTTCGAGCATTTCGTCCGCTTCACCGCCGACAGCGCGGATTCGGTCTTCATCCTCGGCGACCTGTTCGAATACTGGATCGGCGACGACACCCTCGACGACGATCCGTTCGCCGCCCGCATGGCGGCGCTCATGCATACCCTCTCCGAACGCGGCATCGCGCTCTACGTGATGCACGGCAATCGCGACTTCCTGCTCGGCCGGCGCTTCATGAAGGCGGCGGGCGCGATGCTGCTGCCCGATCCGTCGGTGATCCTGGCGTTCGGCAAGCGCATCGTGCTCGCGCACGGCGACGCGCAGTGCACGGCCGATCGCGGCTATCAGGTGTTCCGCGCGTTCGCGCGCAACGGCTTCGCGCAGTGGCTGTTCCTGTCGTGCCCGCTGCGCTGGCGGCAACGGCTCGCGCAGCGGATGCGCGCGAACAGCGAAGCGGGCCGCACGCGGCCGGCCTCGCCGCGCTACGACGTCACCGCGCGCGGTGTGGCCGCGCTGTTCGCGCGCAGCGGTGCGCGAACCATGATCCACGGCCACACGCACCGCCCCGCGCGACATCTCGAAGCCGACGGCGTGCGCTGGGTGCTGCCCGACTGGGAGCTCGATCACGGGCCGCGGCGCGGCGGCTATCTGCGCGTCGACGCCGAAGGCATCCACGCGCTGCCGCTCGACTGA
- the cysE gene encoding serine O-acetyltransferase, with the protein MFTRLREDIATIRARDPAARSAWEVLTCYPGLHALLFHRAAHACWRRGRRWLGRFVSQLGRAATGIEIHPGATLGRRVFIDHGMGVVIGETAEIGDDCTIYQGVTLGGTSLTRGAKRHPTLGRGVIVGAGAKVLGGFTVGDGAKIGSNAVVVKPVPAGGTAVGNPARVVMPADAKPAPERAAFCAYGITPNADDPMSLAIHGLIDHAAKESQRVDEIVAALERLGARLEALQGADGARLDLRRLSAVLEGQALESR; encoded by the coding sequence ATGTTCACGAGACTTCGCGAAGACATCGCCACGATCCGCGCGCGCGATCCCGCCGCCCGCAGCGCCTGGGAGGTGCTCACCTGTTACCCGGGGCTGCACGCGCTGCTGTTCCACCGCGCCGCGCATGCGTGCTGGCGGCGAGGCCGGCGCTGGCTCGGGCGCTTCGTGTCGCAGCTCGGCCGCGCCGCGACCGGGATCGAGATCCATCCGGGCGCGACGCTCGGCCGGCGCGTGTTCATCGATCACGGCATGGGCGTGGTGATCGGCGAGACGGCGGAGATCGGCGACGACTGCACCATCTACCAGGGCGTGACGCTCGGCGGTACCTCGCTCACGCGCGGCGCGAAGCGCCACCCGACGCTCGGGCGCGGCGTGATCGTTGGCGCGGGCGCGAAGGTGCTGGGCGGCTTCACGGTCGGCGACGGCGCCAAGATCGGCTCGAACGCGGTGGTCGTGAAGCCGGTGCCGGCAGGCGGCACCGCGGTCGGCAATCCGGCCCGCGTGGTGATGCCCGCCGACGCGAAGCCCGCCCCCGAGCGCGCGGCGTTTTGCGCCTATGGCATCACGCCGAACGCCGATGATCCGATGTCGCTCGCGATCCACGGGCTGATCGATCATGCGGCGAAGGAAAGCCAGCGGGTCGACGAGATCGTCGCGGCGCTGGAGCGTCTCGGCGCGCGGCTCGAAGCGTTGCAGGGCGCCGACGGCGCCCGTCTCGACCTGCGCCGGCTGTCGGCGGTGCTGGAGGGGCAGGCGCTCGAATCGCGCTGA
- a CDS encoding RNA methyltransferase, which translates to MEPMQNPSAPAGGAASSGPARGGFTSTRFVLVEPSHPGNVGAAARALKTMGFSRLVLVAPRVPHVQSDPEAIAMASGADDVLASAHVVPTLADALNGVHWSIALTARSREYGPPRLAPRAAAGEAHRQVATGDIALVFGNERTGLSNEHVERCSALAHIPANPAYSSLNLAQAVQVLAYELRIALLEDTGAPVPDAEVGSLAQSDEIERMFVHLENALIALEFLDPRHPKKLMSRLRRLFARTGLEREEVNILRGIAKHALLKARGPGADPDA; encoded by the coding sequence TTGGAACCTATGCAGAATCCCTCCGCGCCCGCCGGCGGCGCGGCATCCTCCGGCCCCGCGCGGGGCGGTTTCACGTCCACCCGATTCGTGCTCGTCGAGCCGAGCCATCCCGGCAACGTCGGCGCGGCGGCGCGCGCGCTGAAGACGATGGGCTTTTCGCGGCTGGTGCTGGTCGCGCCGCGCGTGCCCCATGTCCAGAGCGATCCGGAGGCGATCGCGATGGCGAGCGGCGCCGACGACGTGCTCGCGTCCGCGCATGTCGTGCCGACCCTCGCCGACGCGCTGAACGGCGTGCATTGGTCGATCGCGCTGACCGCGCGCTCGCGCGAATACGGGCCGCCGCGGCTCGCGCCGCGGGCCGCGGCCGGCGAAGCGCACCGCCAGGTGGCGACGGGCGACATCGCGCTGGTGTTCGGCAACGAGCGTACCGGCCTGTCGAACGAGCATGTCGAGCGCTGCAGCGCGCTCGCGCATATTCCGGCCAATCCCGCCTACAGCTCGCTCAACCTCGCGCAAGCGGTGCAGGTGCTGGCCTACGAGTTGCGGATCGCGCTCCTCGAGGACACCGGCGCGCCCGTCCCGGATGCCGAGGTCGGCTCGCTCGCGCAGAGCGACGAGATCGAGCGGATGTTCGTGCACCTGGAGAACGCGCTGATCGCGCTCGAATTCCTCGATCCGCGCCATCCGAAGAAGCTGATGTCGCGCCTGCGGCGCCTGTTCGCGCGCACCGGGCTCGAGCGCGAGGAGGTCAACATCCTGCGCGGGATCGCCAAGCATGCGCTGCTGAAGGCGCGCGGCCCGGGCGCGGATCCGGACGCCTGA
- a CDS encoding inositol monophosphatase family protein: protein MHPMLNIAVKAARRAGQIINRASLDLDLIEIRKKQHNDFVTEIDKASEDAIIETLKTAYPDHAILAEESGQSDNESEFQWIIDPLDGTTNFIHGFPYYCVSIALAHKGVITQAVVYDPNNNDLFTATRGRGAYLNDRRIRVGRRDRLADALIGTGFPFREKDGLEAYSRLFMEMTQACTGLRRPGAAALDLANVAAGRLDGFFEQGINAWDIAAGSLLITEAGGLVGNYLGDADFLDRREVLAANPKLYAQMIPILNRYSHMRPAAE, encoded by the coding sequence ATGCATCCCATGCTCAACATCGCTGTCAAGGCCGCGCGTCGCGCCGGGCAGATCATCAACCGCGCCTCGCTCGATCTCGATCTGATCGAGATCCGCAAGAAGCAGCACAATGATTTCGTGACGGAAATCGACAAGGCGTCGGAAGACGCCATCATCGAGACGCTGAAGACCGCCTACCCCGACCACGCGATCCTCGCCGAGGAATCGGGCCAGTCGGACAACGAATCCGAATTCCAGTGGATCATCGATCCGCTCGACGGCACGACCAACTTCATCCACGGCTTTCCGTACTACTGCGTATCGATCGCGCTCGCGCACAAGGGCGTGATCACGCAGGCTGTCGTCTACGATCCGAACAACAACGACCTGTTCACCGCCACGCGCGGCCGCGGCGCCTACCTGAACGACCGTCGCATCCGCGTCGGCCGGCGCGACCGCCTCGCCGACGCGCTGATCGGCACGGGCTTCCCGTTCCGCGAGAAGGACGGCCTCGAAGCCTACAGCCGCCTGTTCATGGAAATGACCCAGGCCTGCACCGGCCTGCGCCGCCCGGGCGCCGCCGCGCTCGACCTCGCCAACGTGGCGGCCGGCCGTCTCGACGGCTTCTTCGAGCAAGGCATCAACGCCTGGGACATCGCCGCGGGCAGCCTGCTGATCACTGAGGCGGGCGGGCTCGTCGGCAACTACCTGGGCGACGCCGACTTCCTCGACCGCCGCGAGGTCCTCGCCGCGAATCCGAAGCTGTACGCGCAGATGATCC